The following proteins are co-located in the Aurantiacibacter atlanticus genome:
- a CDS encoding DUF3892 domain-containing protein, whose amino-acid sequence MTKIKGKNDGPGGRNEHYDIGNRKNVPRRNAVAEVKRGEHPGAHVVKINNREYVRDNPDHSKKDNVNR is encoded by the coding sequence ATGACCAAAATCAAAGGCAAAAATGACGGTCCTGGCGGTCGCAATGAGCATTATGACATCGGCAATCGCAAGAACGTTCCGCGTAGAAACGCTGTGGCTGAGGTCAAGCGTGGCGAGCATCCCGGTGCTCACGTCGTGAAGATCAACAATCGCGAATATGTTCGCGACAACCCCGACCATTCAAAGAAGGATAATGTGAACCGGTAA
- a CDS encoding tyrosine-type recombinase/integrase encodes MALTDVAVRKARPKAKAYKLGDSLGLFLLVQPSGGRLWRMKYRVDGREKKLGLGTYPEIGLAEARRRRDAARETLAQGKDPSREKQRQKARKKLGAENTFASIAAEFCEKRKQDGSRAWAPATAKRCEYLLSVLNSSIGNLPIADIEPADILTAVRRIESKGKLESAKRTLQLAGSVFRYAVATARLKSDPTRDLRGALMNPTVTHYGAVLDPVEAGELLRAIDGYEGQPITKLAMQLAPHVFVRPGELRHAEWSEIDFDDALWTIPASKTKMRKDHLVPLSRQALAILEDAHRLTGPTGYVFPSVRTRRRPMSDNTINAGLRRLGYTTDEMTAHGFRAMASTLLNESGKWNPDAIERALAHGDSDKVRAAYHRGAHWKERVKMMTWWSDYLDQLREGAEVVPIKAAKC; translated from the coding sequence ATGGCACTAACAGACGTTGCAGTTCGCAAGGCTAGACCCAAAGCGAAAGCCTATAAATTGGGCGATTCGTTAGGGCTCTTCCTTTTGGTGCAGCCAAGCGGCGGCAGATTGTGGCGGATGAAGTACCGCGTTGACGGACGCGAGAAGAAGCTGGGGCTCGGAACCTACCCGGAAATTGGGCTGGCCGAGGCCCGTAGAAGGCGCGATGCCGCGCGCGAGACGCTGGCGCAGGGAAAGGACCCCTCGCGCGAGAAACAGCGTCAGAAGGCGCGTAAGAAGCTCGGTGCGGAAAATACCTTTGCCTCAATCGCCGCTGAGTTCTGCGAGAAGCGCAAGCAAGATGGCTCACGGGCCTGGGCACCCGCAACGGCGAAGCGCTGCGAATACCTGCTGTCAGTCCTCAACAGCTCGATTGGCAATCTGCCGATCGCCGATATCGAGCCTGCCGACATCCTGACAGCCGTTCGCCGGATCGAGAGTAAGGGCAAGCTGGAAAGCGCGAAACGGACCTTGCAACTGGCAGGTTCGGTTTTCCGCTATGCGGTCGCTACAGCACGCCTCAAGTCCGATCCTACGCGTGACTTGCGGGGCGCGCTAATGAACCCCACCGTGACGCACTATGGCGCGGTTCTTGATCCCGTTGAGGCTGGCGAACTGCTCAGGGCAATCGATGGGTACGAAGGCCAACCAATCACCAAGCTTGCAATGCAACTCGCTCCGCATGTGTTCGTAAGGCCCGGTGAGCTCCGCCATGCCGAATGGAGCGAAATCGACTTCGATGACGCTTTGTGGACGATCCCGGCGAGCAAGACGAAGATGCGCAAGGATCACCTTGTCCCGCTCTCACGCCAAGCCCTCGCGATCCTGGAAGACGCCCATAGGCTAACCGGTCCGACTGGCTATGTGTTTCCGTCAGTCCGAACTCGCAGGCGTCCCATGAGCGATAACACGATCAACGCTGGCCTACGCCGCCTTGGCTACACCACCGACGAAATGACCGCTCACGGTTTTCGCGCGATGGCGTCCACTCTGCTCAACGAGAGCGGCAAGTGGAACCCCGATGCCATCGAGCGCGCACTGGCGCACGGAGACAGCGACAAGGTCCGTGCTGCTTACCATCGCGGTGCGCACTGGAAAGAGCGAGTGAAGATGATGACGTGGTGGAGCGACTACCTCGACCAGCTCCGCGAGGGCGCGGAAGTCGTGCCGATCAAGGCAGCGAAATGCTGA
- a CDS encoding restriction endonuclease, whose product MEREGRSYPPLLHRLSSSNLDLHRELGAPDLPILQEKANALLASWDEKTDKHNVKTMFADGKAEAERLTVQAELERDQLSNILSFTLGIDDTVDWDGLRRKDAFARPSTFDRLRPQLEREEAPAYEDAKITFWDTLFGKKASLIQQAEENYAVRMEEWQRREAARKDAFDKSVVAYEMDKAAFLAKHAEDKALHEEEVANHNRAIEDLIESLREGHEEAVMEHASLVLEASNYHGLIEKEFVLDYRSQDKTLLVEYELPNPDYLSTAKTVRFVRATGELKETPLAAKAKKGLFDDTIYQIALRSIHEVLEADEFQNIENVAFNGFVTAINPANGLSNRNCILSVLCSRAEFEKIDLARVEPKACFKALSGVSAASLAALAPIPPIISIDKSDRRFVDGREIADCLDASVNLAAMDWEDFEHLIRELFEKEFNSRGGEVKVTQSSGDEGVDAIAFDPDPISGGKIVIQAKRYTRTVGVAAVRDLFGTVMNEGATKGILVTTSDFGPEAHKFATAKPLSLLNGANLLHLLRKHSYDARIDLAEAREALS is encoded by the coding sequence ATGGAGCGCGAGGGGCGATCGTATCCTCCGCTACTACATCGACTTTCGTCATCGAACCTTGATCTTCATCGCGAGCTCGGGGCTCCTGACCTGCCCATTCTGCAGGAGAAGGCAAACGCGCTTTTGGCTTCGTGGGACGAGAAGACCGACAAGCACAATGTGAAAACGATGTTCGCTGACGGGAAAGCTGAAGCGGAACGCCTTACCGTGCAGGCTGAACTCGAACGCGACCAGCTTTCAAATATCCTGTCGTTCACGCTTGGGATCGACGACACGGTAGATTGGGACGGACTTCGCAGGAAAGATGCATTCGCGCGTCCTAGCACGTTCGACAGGCTGCGCCCGCAACTCGAGCGTGAAGAAGCGCCGGCCTACGAGGACGCGAAGATTACCTTCTGGGACACGTTGTTCGGCAAGAAGGCGAGCCTCATTCAGCAAGCTGAAGAGAACTATGCTGTTCGCATGGAGGAATGGCAACGGCGCGAAGCAGCGCGAAAGGATGCGTTCGATAAATCAGTCGTCGCCTACGAGATGGATAAGGCTGCATTCCTGGCCAAACATGCCGAGGACAAGGCATTGCATGAGGAAGAAGTGGCAAACCACAATCGGGCGATTGAAGACCTAATTGAATCCCTGCGAGAGGGGCACGAAGAGGCTGTGATGGAACACGCTTCTCTTGTCCTGGAGGCCTCGAATTATCATGGCCTGATCGAGAAGGAGTTCGTCCTCGACTATCGATCCCAAGACAAGACCTTGTTGGTCGAATACGAATTGCCGAACCCCGACTATCTCTCGACTGCGAAAACGGTACGGTTCGTGCGCGCTACAGGCGAACTGAAGGAAACCCCGCTTGCCGCTAAAGCTAAGAAGGGTCTGTTCGACGACACGATTTATCAGATTGCCTTGCGGTCCATTCATGAGGTTCTTGAGGCCGATGAATTCCAGAACATCGAGAACGTGGCATTCAATGGGTTCGTAACCGCCATTAACCCCGCCAATGGGCTTTCGAACCGCAACTGCATCCTCTCCGTCTTGTGCTCGCGAGCCGAATTCGAGAAGATTGATCTCGCTCGTGTTGAACCCAAAGCCTGCTTCAAGGCGCTGAGCGGCGTCTCTGCTGCTTCGTTGGCGGCGCTAGCACCAATCCCGCCAATTATCAGCATCGACAAAAGCGACCGCCGGTTCGTCGATGGCCGCGAGATTGCTGATTGCCTCGATGCCTCGGTCAACCTGGCAGCAATGGACTGGGAAGACTTCGAGCACCTGATCCGTGAATTGTTCGAGAAGGAATTCAATTCGCGGGGCGGGGAGGTCAAGGTCACGCAATCGAGCGGGGATGAGGGAGTCGATGCGATTGCATTCGATCCCGACCCGATCAGCGGCGGTAAGATCGTGATCCAAGCCAAGCGTTACACCCGGACGGTCGGTGTCGCGGCGGTCCGCGACCTATTTGGCACCGTCATGAATGAAGGAGCCACAAAGGGTATACTGGTGACGACATCGGATTTCGGGCCCGAAGCGCATAAGTTCGCGACTGCGAAGCCGCTTTCTCTTCTGAACGGAGCGAACCTGCTACACCTGCTACGCAAACATTCGTATGACGCACGGATCGATTTGGCAGAGGCGAGAGAGGCTCTGAGTTGA